The following are from one region of the Pocillopora verrucosa isolate sample1 chromosome 3, ASM3666991v2, whole genome shotgun sequence genome:
- the LOC131772324 gene encoding epithelial splicing regulatory protein 1-like isoform X1, with protein sequence MGSPEHLVCFHCTVTRLPSGESDAEEETISEISWVVVDVKSNQPGSVHRCVVKSGLSGANEALKQPTNKSLVTSEAQQLGDALEKFDNFVEKTVTCSGERWNLVTDGQFPLRHYLHLEASRKKTKLSQHFYSFYDLRKEVRKALKHDSDYKSLEEVASHCRIDANNNSPAGLEHCKLMASVVQYLVTEGHKFKDPEKISSKYEPGAWYGASLRTKNLGPVLDDTIIRARGLPWQASDQDVANFFKGLNIVRGGIAFCLNAQGRRNGEAFIRFEKGEHREFALKRHKHHLGTRYIEVYRATAQDFLKIVKGPVDVTQIAANFVSNKAEVIIRMRGLPFNSKESDVIEFFEEDAPVFKSDEGILIVRNNFGKATGDAFVLFETEEHGHAALRKHRCMLGSRYVELFRSSQSEVQQVLNSYSNLMHNFPPIMFPPLPHHPPFHPPFLIPGLGVNGMNTKDCLRLRGLPFSATVQDVLDFLKEHAAFVVPGGVHMVYNTQGRPSGDAYVQLVSPECAKSATTDLHRQHMGERYIEVFPCSGVDIAAIITSSTMNQNKMTSPNNTPYSHPCSYPMTNGVVTSPNGTHMNGHTDTVGAATSACRSPTGLYVPHSPTYFNCIIPQNGIGGGNVSYYPPASANFRMRMSPYLPQPYEVMPLFQGYQIADYGR encoded by the exons ATGGGCTCTCCCGAGCATTTGGTGTGTTTTCACTGCACTGTCACAAGATTGCCGTCAGGGGAATCGGACGCCGAGGAGGAAACCATCTCAGAGATTTCGTGGGTTGTCGTCGACGTGAAATCcaatcag CCTGGTTCCGTGCATAGATGTGTTGTGAAATCGGGCCTGTCTGGAGCGAACGAAGCGTTAAAACAACCCACCAACAAATCGCTTGTGACCAGTGAAGCTCAACAGCTCGGGGACGCGTTAGAAAAG TTTGACAACTTTGTTGAGAAGACAGTGACATGTTCTGGGGAAAGATGGAATCTTGTGACAGATGGACAATTTCCATTAAGACATTACCTCCATTTGGAAGCTAgtagaaagaaaaccaaattgtctCAACATTTCTACAGCTTTTATGATCTTAGGAAGGAAGTCAGAAAGGCACTGAAGCATGATTCAGACTATAAAAGCCTTGAGGAAGTGGCCTCAC ATTGTAGAATCGATGCTAATAACAACAGTCCAGCGGGTCTGGAACACTGTAAACTCATGGCAAGTGTGGTTCAGTATCTTGTTACAGAAG GTCACAAATTTAAGGATCCAGAAAAGATCAGTTCCAAGTATGAGCCAGGAGCATGGTATGGTGCTTCTTTACGAACAAAAAA TCTTGGGCCTGTACTTGATGATACAATCATAAGAGCAAGGGGGCTTCCCTGGCAAGCATCTGATCAGGATGttgcaaatttctttaaaggACTTAATATTGTAAG AGGTGGGATAGCATTTTGTTTAAATGCACAAGGAAGAAGAAATGGTGAAGCATTCATCAGGTTTGAGAAAGGGGAACACAGAGAATTTGCATTGAAAAGACACAAACATCACCTTGGTACAAGATACATTGAG GTCTACAGAGCAACTGCACAAGATTTCCTTAAGATAGTGAAAG GTCCTGTTGATGTCACCCAGATTGCTGCTAACTTTGTATCAAACAAAGCTGAGGTGATCATTAGAATGAGAGGACTTCCATTCAACTCAAAAGAGAGTGATGTG ATTGAATTTTTTGAGGAGGATGCACCAGTATTCAAAAGTGATGAAGGAATTCTCATTGTTAGGAACAACTTTGGGAAGGCTACTGGAGATGCATTTGTTCTTTTTGAGACAGAGGAACATGGCCATGCAGCATTGAGGAAGCACAGATGCATGCTTGGCTCCCGTTATGTTGAGCTGTTCCGAAGTTCACAAAGTGAGGTTCAGCAAGTTCTAAACTCTTACAGCAATCTCATGCACAATTTTCCACCAATCATGTTTCCACCCTTGCCACATCATCCTCCCTTTCACCCACCCTTCTTAATTCCTGGGCTGGGTGTAAATGGTATGAATACCAAAGACTGTCTGCGCTTACGAGGGTTGCCGTTCTCTGCAACAGTGCAAGATGTATTAGACTTCCTAAAGGAACATGCTGCATTTGTAGTTCCTGGTGGAGTTCACATGGTGTACAACACTCAG GGTCGCCCCTCTGGAGATGCATATGTCCAGTTAGTATCACCTGAATGTGCAAAATCTGCCACCACAGACTTGCACAGACAACACATGGGAGAGCGATACATTGAAGTGTTTCCCTGCTCAGGAGTAGATATTGCTGCAATTATAACCAGCAGTACAATGAACCAAAACAAGATGACCTCACCCAATAACACTCCCTACAGCCATCCATGTTCATACCCCATGACCAATGGTGTGGTCACCAGCCCTAATGGGACACATATGAATGGACACACAGACACTGTTGGAGCTGCTACATCAGCTTGTCGCAGTCCCACAGGATTGTATGTACCTCATTCACCCACATACTTCAACTGCATTATACCTCAAAATGGCATTGGTGGAGGGAATGTGAGTTATTATCCACCTGCCAGTGCAAATTTTAGGATGCGCATGTCACCATATTTGCCACAGCCCTATGAAGTGATGCCTCTCTTTCAAGGATATCAG ATTGCAGACTATGGCAGGTAG
- the LOC131772324 gene encoding epithelial splicing regulatory protein 1-like isoform X2 — MGSPEHLVCFHCTVTRLPSGESDAEEETISEISWVVVDVKSNQPGSVHRCVVKSGLSGANEALKQPTNKSLVTSEAQQLGDALEKFDNFVEKTVTCSGERWNLVTDGQFPLRHYLHLEASRKKTKLSQHFYSFYDLRKEVRKALKHDSDYKSLEEVASHCRIDANNNSPAGLEHCKLMASVVQYLVTEGHKFKDPEKISSKYEPGACLGPVLDDTIIRARGLPWQASDQDVANFFKGLNIVRGGIAFCLNAQGRRNGEAFIRFEKGEHREFALKRHKHHLGTRYIEVYRATAQDFLKIVKGPVDVTQIAANFVSNKAEVIIRMRGLPFNSKESDVIEFFEEDAPVFKSDEGILIVRNNFGKATGDAFVLFETEEHGHAALRKHRCMLGSRYVELFRSSQSEVQQVLNSYSNLMHNFPPIMFPPLPHHPPFHPPFLIPGLGVNGMNTKDCLRLRGLPFSATVQDVLDFLKEHAAFVVPGGVHMVYNTQGRPSGDAYVQLVSPECAKSATTDLHRQHMGERYIEVFPCSGVDIAAIITSSTMNQNKMTSPNNTPYSHPCSYPMTNGVVTSPNGTHMNGHTDTVGAATSACRSPTGLYVPHSPTYFNCIIPQNGIGGGNVSYYPPASANFRMRMSPYLPQPYEVMPLFQGYQIADYGR; from the exons ATGGGCTCTCCCGAGCATTTGGTGTGTTTTCACTGCACTGTCACAAGATTGCCGTCAGGGGAATCGGACGCCGAGGAGGAAACCATCTCAGAGATTTCGTGGGTTGTCGTCGACGTGAAATCcaatcag CCTGGTTCCGTGCATAGATGTGTTGTGAAATCGGGCCTGTCTGGAGCGAACGAAGCGTTAAAACAACCCACCAACAAATCGCTTGTGACCAGTGAAGCTCAACAGCTCGGGGACGCGTTAGAAAAG TTTGACAACTTTGTTGAGAAGACAGTGACATGTTCTGGGGAAAGATGGAATCTTGTGACAGATGGACAATTTCCATTAAGACATTACCTCCATTTGGAAGCTAgtagaaagaaaaccaaattgtctCAACATTTCTACAGCTTTTATGATCTTAGGAAGGAAGTCAGAAAGGCACTGAAGCATGATTCAGACTATAAAAGCCTTGAGGAAGTGGCCTCAC ATTGTAGAATCGATGCTAATAACAACAGTCCAGCGGGTCTGGAACACTGTAAACTCATGGCAAGTGTGGTTCAGTATCTTGTTACAGAAG GTCACAAATTTAAGGATCCAGAAAAGATCAGTTCCAAGTATGAGCCAGGAGCATG TCTTGGGCCTGTACTTGATGATACAATCATAAGAGCAAGGGGGCTTCCCTGGCAAGCATCTGATCAGGATGttgcaaatttctttaaaggACTTAATATTGTAAG AGGTGGGATAGCATTTTGTTTAAATGCACAAGGAAGAAGAAATGGTGAAGCATTCATCAGGTTTGAGAAAGGGGAACACAGAGAATTTGCATTGAAAAGACACAAACATCACCTTGGTACAAGATACATTGAG GTCTACAGAGCAACTGCACAAGATTTCCTTAAGATAGTGAAAG GTCCTGTTGATGTCACCCAGATTGCTGCTAACTTTGTATCAAACAAAGCTGAGGTGATCATTAGAATGAGAGGACTTCCATTCAACTCAAAAGAGAGTGATGTG ATTGAATTTTTTGAGGAGGATGCACCAGTATTCAAAAGTGATGAAGGAATTCTCATTGTTAGGAACAACTTTGGGAAGGCTACTGGAGATGCATTTGTTCTTTTTGAGACAGAGGAACATGGCCATGCAGCATTGAGGAAGCACAGATGCATGCTTGGCTCCCGTTATGTTGAGCTGTTCCGAAGTTCACAAAGTGAGGTTCAGCAAGTTCTAAACTCTTACAGCAATCTCATGCACAATTTTCCACCAATCATGTTTCCACCCTTGCCACATCATCCTCCCTTTCACCCACCCTTCTTAATTCCTGGGCTGGGTGTAAATGGTATGAATACCAAAGACTGTCTGCGCTTACGAGGGTTGCCGTTCTCTGCAACAGTGCAAGATGTATTAGACTTCCTAAAGGAACATGCTGCATTTGTAGTTCCTGGTGGAGTTCACATGGTGTACAACACTCAG GGTCGCCCCTCTGGAGATGCATATGTCCAGTTAGTATCACCTGAATGTGCAAAATCTGCCACCACAGACTTGCACAGACAACACATGGGAGAGCGATACATTGAAGTGTTTCCCTGCTCAGGAGTAGATATTGCTGCAATTATAACCAGCAGTACAATGAACCAAAACAAGATGACCTCACCCAATAACACTCCCTACAGCCATCCATGTTCATACCCCATGACCAATGGTGTGGTCACCAGCCCTAATGGGACACATATGAATGGACACACAGACACTGTTGGAGCTGCTACATCAGCTTGTCGCAGTCCCACAGGATTGTATGTACCTCATTCACCCACATACTTCAACTGCATTATACCTCAAAATGGCATTGGTGGAGGGAATGTGAGTTATTATCCACCTGCCAGTGCAAATTTTAGGATGCGCATGTCACCATATTTGCCACAGCCCTATGAAGTGATGCCTCTCTTTCAAGGATATCAG ATTGCAGACTATGGCAGGTAG
- the LOC131772325 gene encoding NAD-dependent protein deacylase sirtuin-5, mitochondrial-like isoform X4 has translation MIVVRNLRTGAGQCSRAFKISRNIIMAESSFHTTSCNKAEFRDLLQKAKNVVVLTGAGASAESGIPTFRGSGGLWRTFRAQDLATLEAFRRNPSLVWEFYSYRREVVLTKQPNKAHYAIAELQKKFGEQGRNVAVITQNIDGLHQAAGTKEVIELHGALFKTRCTVCGHVTENRNSPIVPALAGKGAPDPDAQDAKIPKKDLPRLVHHLWCTQLQDLRQCWPPEESQLQNSTWKRQHALENSGSIFRVQLVKLFLLYLQRSETRQSFHNVL, from the exons ATGATTGTAGTTAGGAACCTTAGAACAGGTGCAGGTCAATGCTCCAGAGCGTTTAAAATCTCCCGAAACATTATTATGGCTGAAAGCTCTTTTCACACAACTAGCTGTAACAAAGCAGAGTTTCGCGATCTACTCCAAAAGGCAAAGAACGTTGTTGTTCTAACTGGAGCAGGTGCTAGTGCTGAGAGTGGGATTCCAACATTTCGAGGCTCCGGTGGTCTTTGGAGAACTTTCAGAGCTCAAGATCTTGCGACTCTCGAAGCATTTCGTAGAAATCCGTCATTAGTATGGGAGTTTTATAGTTACAGGCGAGAAGTTGTCCTCACGAAACAACCAAACAAGGCGCATTATGCTATTGCAGAGTTGCAGAAAAAGTTTGGAGAACAAGGTAGAAATGTCGCCGTGATAACACAGAATATTGATGGATTACATCAGGCTGCTGGGACAAAAGAAGTAATAGAACTTCATG GGGCACTGTTTAAGACAAGATGTACTGTATGTGGACATGTAACAGAAAATAGGAACAGTCCAATTGTACCCGCTTTAGCTGGGAAAGG AGCACCTGATCCTGATGCCCAGGATGCAAAGATTCCGAAGAAAGATCTACCCAG GTTGGTACATCATCTGTGGTGTACCCAGCTGCAGGATTTGCGCCAATGTTGGCCGCCAGAGGAGTCCCAGTTGCAGAATTCAACATGGAAGAGACAACATGCACTGGAGAATTCAG GTTCCATTTTCAGGGTCCAGCTGGTGAAACTCTTCCTCCTTTACTTGCAGAGAAGTGAGACTCGGCAGAGTTTCCATA ATGTGCTCTGA
- the LOC131772325 gene encoding NAD-dependent protein deacylase sirtuin-5, mitochondrial-like isoform X1: MIVVRNLRTGAGQCSRAFKISRNIIMAESSFHTTSCNKAEFRDLLQKAKNVVVLTGAGASAESGIPTFRGSGGLWRTFRAQDLATLEAFRRNPSLVWEFYSYRREVVLTKQPNKAHYAIAELQKKFGEQGRNVAVITQNIDGLHQAAGTKEVIELHGALFKTRCTVCGHVTENRNSPIVPALAGKGAPDPDAQDAKIPKKDLPRLVHHLWCTQLQDLRQCWPPEESQLQNSTWKRQHALENSGSIFRVQLVKLFLLYLQRSETRQSFHSFVSDALITSKGLAKSRGKKRGVLRFTSLTFSINGKS, encoded by the exons ATGATTGTAGTTAGGAACCTTAGAACAGGTGCAGGTCAATGCTCCAGAGCGTTTAAAATCTCCCGAAACATTATTATGGCTGAAAGCTCTTTTCACACAACTAGCTGTAACAAAGCAGAGTTTCGCGATCTACTCCAAAAGGCAAAGAACGTTGTTGTTCTAACTGGAGCAGGTGCTAGTGCTGAGAGTGGGATTCCAACATTTCGAGGCTCCGGTGGTCTTTGGAGAACTTTCAGAGCTCAAGATCTTGCGACTCTCGAAGCATTTCGTAGAAATCCGTCATTAGTATGGGAGTTTTATAGTTACAGGCGAGAAGTTGTCCTCACGAAACAACCAAACAAGGCGCATTATGCTATTGCAGAGTTGCAGAAAAAGTTTGGAGAACAAGGTAGAAATGTCGCCGTGATAACACAGAATATTGATGGATTACATCAGGCTGCTGGGACAAAAGAAGTAATAGAACTTCATG GGGCACTGTTTAAGACAAGATGTACTGTATGTGGACATGTAACAGAAAATAGGAACAGTCCAATTGTACCCGCTTTAGCTGGGAAAGG AGCACCTGATCCTGATGCCCAGGATGCAAAGATTCCGAAGAAAGATCTACCCAG GTTGGTACATCATCTGTGGTGTACCCAGCTGCAGGATTTGCGCCAATGTTGGCCGCCAGAGGAGTCCCAGTTGCAGAATTCAACATGGAAGAGACAACATGCACTGGAGAATTCAG GTTCCATTTTCAGGGTCCAGCTGGTGAAACTCTTCCTCCTTTACTTGCAGAGAAGTGAGACTCGGCAGAGTTTCCATA GCTTTGTATCTGATGCATTGATCACCTCTAAGGGCTTGGCTAAAAGCAGGGGTAAAAAAAGGGGGGTGTTGAGGTTCACTTCACTTACTTTCTCTATCAATGGTAAAAGTTAA
- the LOC131772325 gene encoding NAD-dependent protein deacylase sirtuin-5, mitochondrial-like isoform X3 has translation MIVVRNLRTGAGQCSRAFKISRNIIMAESSFHTTSCNKAEFRDLLQKAKNVVVLTGAGASAESGIPTFRGSGGLWRTFRAQDLATLEAFRRNPSLVWEFYSYRREVVLTKQPNKAHYAIAELQKKFGEQGRNVAVITQNIDGLHQAAGTKEVIELHGALFKTRCTVCGHVTENRNSPIVPALAGKGAPDPDAQDAKIPKKDLPRLVHHLWCTQLQDLRQCWPPEESQLQNSTWKRQHALENSGSIFRVQLVKLFLLYLQRSETRQSFHRSTSALLHPDQRLGN, from the exons ATGATTGTAGTTAGGAACCTTAGAACAGGTGCAGGTCAATGCTCCAGAGCGTTTAAAATCTCCCGAAACATTATTATGGCTGAAAGCTCTTTTCACACAACTAGCTGTAACAAAGCAGAGTTTCGCGATCTACTCCAAAAGGCAAAGAACGTTGTTGTTCTAACTGGAGCAGGTGCTAGTGCTGAGAGTGGGATTCCAACATTTCGAGGCTCCGGTGGTCTTTGGAGAACTTTCAGAGCTCAAGATCTTGCGACTCTCGAAGCATTTCGTAGAAATCCGTCATTAGTATGGGAGTTTTATAGTTACAGGCGAGAAGTTGTCCTCACGAAACAACCAAACAAGGCGCATTATGCTATTGCAGAGTTGCAGAAAAAGTTTGGAGAACAAGGTAGAAATGTCGCCGTGATAACACAGAATATTGATGGATTACATCAGGCTGCTGGGACAAAAGAAGTAATAGAACTTCATG GGGCACTGTTTAAGACAAGATGTACTGTATGTGGACATGTAACAGAAAATAGGAACAGTCCAATTGTACCCGCTTTAGCTGGGAAAGG AGCACCTGATCCTGATGCCCAGGATGCAAAGATTCCGAAGAAAGATCTACCCAG GTTGGTACATCATCTGTGGTGTACCCAGCTGCAGGATTTGCGCCAATGTTGGCCGCCAGAGGAGTCCCAGTTGCAGAATTCAACATGGAAGAGACAACATGCACTGGAGAATTCAG GTTCCATTTTCAGGGTCCAGCTGGTGAAACTCTTCCTCCTTTACTTGCAGAGAAGTGAGACTCGGCAGAGTTTCCATA GGTCAACATCAGCCCTTCTCCATCCagatcaaaggcttggcaactaa
- the LOC131772325 gene encoding NAD-dependent protein deacylase sirtuin-5, mitochondrial-like isoform X2, with protein sequence MIVVRNLRTGAGQCSRAFKISRNIIMAESSFHTTSCNKAEFRDLLQKAKNVVVLTGAGASAESGIPTFRGSGGLWRTFRAQDLATLEAFRRNPSLVWEFYSYRREVVLTKQPNKAHYAIAELQKKFGEQGRNVAVITQNIDGLHQAAGTKEVIELHGALFKTRCTVCGHVTENRNSPIVPALAGKGAPDPDAQDAKIPKKDLPRCVQPNCGQLARPHVVWFGENLDYNVLKAINNALEKCDMCLLVGTSSVVYPAAGFAPMLAARGVPVAEFNMEETTCTGEFRFHFQGPAGETLPPLLAEK encoded by the exons ATGATTGTAGTTAGGAACCTTAGAACAGGTGCAGGTCAATGCTCCAGAGCGTTTAAAATCTCCCGAAACATTATTATGGCTGAAAGCTCTTTTCACACAACTAGCTGTAACAAAGCAGAGTTTCGCGATCTACTCCAAAAGGCAAAGAACGTTGTTGTTCTAACTGGAGCAGGTGCTAGTGCTGAGAGTGGGATTCCAACATTTCGAGGCTCCGGTGGTCTTTGGAGAACTTTCAGAGCTCAAGATCTTGCGACTCTCGAAGCATTTCGTAGAAATCCGTCATTAGTATGGGAGTTTTATAGTTACAGGCGAGAAGTTGTCCTCACGAAACAACCAAACAAGGCGCATTATGCTATTGCAGAGTTGCAGAAAAAGTTTGGAGAACAAGGTAGAAATGTCGCCGTGATAACACAGAATATTGATGGATTACATCAGGCTGCTGGGACAAAAGAAGTAATAGAACTTCATG GGGCACTGTTTAAGACAAGATGTACTGTATGTGGACATGTAACAGAAAATAGGAACAGTCCAATTGTACCCGCTTTAGCTGGGAAAGG AGCACCTGATCCTGATGCCCAGGATGCAAAGATTCCGAAGAAAGATCTACCCAG gtgTGTCCAGCCCAATTGTGGACAATTGGCCCGTCCTCATGTTGTGTGGTTTGGAGAAAATCTAGACTACAATGTATTGAAAGCTATAAACAATGCCTTGGAAAAGTGTGATATGTGTCTTTTG GTTGGTACATCATCTGTGGTGTACCCAGCTGCAGGATTTGCGCCAATGTTGGCCGCCAGAGGAGTCCCAGTTGCAGAATTCAACATGGAAGAGACAACATGCACTGGAGAATTCAG GTTCCATTTTCAGGGTCCAGCTGGTGAAACTCTTCCTCCTTTACTTGCAGAGAAGTGA
- the LOC131772326 gene encoding ATP-dependent RNA helicase DDX1-like encodes MAGHFSEFGLLPEICKAVEDMEWLLPTDVQAEAIPLILGGGDVLMAAETGRGKTGAFSLPVIQIVHETIREALTGRKSSRPTSTAPSDVPTKFKMNVFDRDQDFAIDAKGYLCQSRNHYKWQGCRSTLGVNKGMYYYEAIVTDEGLCRVGWATDLASLDLGTDKQGYGFGGTGKKSFGRQFDTYGEPFGIEDTIGCYINLDSGFVKFSKNGVDFGKAFEISQNLQGSTFFAAVVLKNAELLFNFGDSPFKFPPRGGYVGLSKASPSAVSASNINGGASASGKTKPGKFNNKCSPSAIIMEPSRELAQQTHDQISLFRKHLPTPQVKEVLLIGGENIKMQIQTLNEGVDILTGTPGKLDDFISTNKVSLSQVRFFILDEADGLLAQGNQELIMRIFNKIPKRSPDGKRLQMIVCSATLHSIEVKKLADKIMHFPTWVDLKGKDAVPETVHHVFCRVDPRVDTSWQQLKSAVKTDGVHAEDKTKSGSQSQESLSEAVKILKVGYLVKAIQEHKMDQAIIFCRTKLDCDNVERYLIDLGGGPNAMVNEYSCVCLHSDRPPKERKANLESFKDGEARFLICTDVAARGIDVSGVPFVVNVTFPDDKQNYVHRIGRVGRAQRMGLAISLVSEVKEKVWYHTCPNRGKGCSDTRLRDHGGCAIWYDEKEYLADVEDHLKETISCIEPNMKVPHNEFDGKVTYGKKRRAAGFIFESHTAELAPSVRELAEMEYKAQTSFLTLQHKQWMKH; translated from the exons ATGGCAGGTCACTTTTCAG aGTTTGGCTTACTGCCTGAAATTTGCAAGGCAGTTGAGGACATGGAATGGCT TCTTCCAACAGATGTACAGGCTGAAGCCATTCCTCTCATTCTTGGAGGTGGAGATGTTCTTATG gCAGCAGAAACTGGACGTGGAAAAACTGGA GCATTTTCTTTACCTGTGATTCAGATTGTACATGAGACAATAAGAGAGGCACTAACTGGCCGGAAGAGCTCCAGACCCACATCTACTGCGCCATCAGATG TGCCAACTAAGTTCAAAATGAATGTATTTGATCGAGATCAGGACTTTG cGATTGATGCCAAAGGTTATCTGTGTCAGAGTCGCAATCATTATAAGTGGCAAGGGTGCCGTTCTACTTTGGGAGTGAACAAGG GAATGTATTATTATGAAGCAATTGTCACAGATGAAGGACTCTGTCGAGTGGGATGGGCAACAGACTTGGCTTCACTAGATCTTG GGACTGACAAACAGGGGTATGGATTTGGAGGCACTGGGAAGAAGTCATTTGGAAGGCAATTTGACACTTATGGGGAACCATTTGGAATTGAGGACACAATTGGATGCTATATTAATCTTGACAGTGGTTTTGTGAAATTTAGCAAAAATG GTGTGGATTTTGGCAAGGCATTTGAAATTagtcaaaatcttcaaggaaGCACATTCTTTGCTGCAGTTGTGTTAAAG AATGCAGAGCTCTTATTCAACTTTGGTGATTCTCCATTTAAATTCCCTCCCAGA GGTGGATATGTAGGACTGTCCAAGGCATCACCTAGTGCTGTGAGTGCCTCAAACATCAATGGAG GTGCATCAGCCTCAGGAAAGACCAAACCTGGCAAGTTTAATAACAAGTGTAGTCCATCAGCTATTATAATGGAG CCATCAAGAGAATTAGCTCAGCAG ACCCATGATCAGATATCACTTTTCAGGAAGCACTTACCAACACCACAAGTCAA AGAGGTGCTTTTAATTGGAGGAGAGAATATAAAGATGCAAATTCAGACACTGAATGAGGGG GTGGACATCTTGACTGGAACACCAGGAAAGCttgatgattttatttcaactaATAAAGTTAGCCTTTCTCAG GTTCGCTTTTTCATTTTAGATGAGGCG GATGGTTTACTAGCACAGGGAAATCAAGAGCTAATCATGAGAATCTTTAACAAGATTCCTAAAAGAAGCCCTGACGGTAAACGATTACAG ATGATCGTGTGTTCGGCAACCCTTCATTCTATAGAGGTGAAAAAGTTAGCT GATAAAATTATGCATTTTCCAACCTGGGTGGACCTCAAAGGAAAGGATGCTGTTCCAGAGACTGTTCATCATGTG ttctgtcGTGTGGATCCAAGGGTGGACACTTCATGGCAACAACTCAAATCTGCGGTTAAG ACTGATGGAGTTCATGCAGAGGACAAAACAAAGTCAGGCAGTCAGAGCCAAG aatcCTTGTCTGAAGCAGTGAAGATTTTGAAGGTTGGTTACCTCGTTAAAGCTATCCAGGAACATAAAATGGACCAGGCCATTATTTTCTGTCGCACAAAACTGGATTGTGATAATGTGGAAAGATATTTGATAGACTTGGGCGGAG GTCCAAATGCCATGGTCAACGAGTATTCATGTGTGTGTCTCCATAGTGACCGACCTCCAAAGGAAAGAAAGGCAAACTTAGAGTCGTTCAAG GATGGCGAGGCAAGATTCCTTATCTGCACTGACGTGGCAGCGAGGGGTATCGATGTATCTGGTGTACCTTTTG TCGTGAATGTGACATTTCCAGACGATAAACAAAACTACGTGCATAGAATTGGAAGAGTAGGAAGAGCACAAAG GATGGGTCTGGCTATTTCACTAGTCTCAGAAGTTAAAGAAAAG GTATGGTATCACACTTGTCCCAATCGTGGTAAAGGATGCTCTGACACACGGCTTAGGGATCATGGGGGCTGTGCAATATGGTACGACGAGAAAGAG TATCTCGCGGACGTGGAGGATCATCTAAAAGAGACGATCTCTTGTATTGAACCCAACATGAAAGTTCCTCATAACGAGTTTGATGGTAAAGTAACTTACGGCAAGAAACGCCGTGCAGCGG